The sequence cgcacttctTATTCCTAGTCCTGGAGATACATTTGTTAAGTGCGCTCACAAGGGGTAGTTTACGGTAAATTCAATCGTCAAAATGATCTAAAGTGGATCTCAAATACCTGGATGGGCTCAAGCAGtatggtgtaaaaaaaaaaatgggccaaAATCTATTAACAACATTCTACTTTACTCTGTCAAATCGCATACATGTCAGGGGTAAAAGTAACGTTTAGTCAAAAGCCCACAAAGGCGGTAGAGGAGGGAGTGTTTGTTTGCACAACGTTCCACTCTGCCATAAAATAGGCTAGAAATCACGCATAGGCTATTGTTTCGCTGAGCACCAAAGAAAAATATGATATTAATATGGAAATTGTTCATTTATCTGTCAATGCCATGTTTATTTTGCTTTGCGTTCATGCAATTTGTCTTTCTCACGCTTCTGAATTTGATTTCACGAAGCTTGACCAAGAAACTTATCTTAAAAATGGGCGAAAAGGTAACTATGACCCAGAATCCGAAGTTCAAGTATGAAGATTGGGGACCGACTTTTATGTCATGGAATTTTGTCAAGACCATCCTAGGGCACATGTGGACTAATGTCGGTCAAGAAGCTTTTGTGGGCAACAATGCTCCCGACTCACCAGTGATTACATTGGACGGCAAGATTACCAGTATCTACAACTATTTGAAAGGTGAGTAGACGACTGCTCGTGTGCAGTATAGTCAGTAGTATCATGCCAGTTATTTTATCAACTTCCTTTCTAAATATTAGGCTACAATAATGTTCTCTGTTTTTTGTCTGTCAGACAACAGACCACTGGTGTTGAGTTTTGGAAGTTGTACCTGACCCCCGTTCATGTATAAACTTTGCGAGTTCAAGCAACTCGTCAAGGACTTCGGCGATGTGGCAGACTTCCTGGTGGTCTACATTGCCGAGGCGCATTCAACAGGTGAATGATGTGGAGGTGGTCATTGGTCAAATATCCGGACACTTCCGCCTTTGCTCAATTAGCCCGGGGACGATGTTATTGGTCAAATGAATAGTACGAGACCATATAGACCTATGTGATGATGGCTTTGTAATCTATCCTAAACCTGGAGCAATTATTATAATGCTAATTTAAGAATTATAACTGATTGTGGATTTTTTTTATAATCGGTTGTATTAAAATAAGGTATATAGCCTAGGCTTCACAAATATCAAGCCACTACAATCCCCACTGTGATTTCTCTCTGCTTCAGACGGTTGGGTCTTTGCCAACAACGTTGACATTACTAAACACCGAAACCAGGAGGAGCGGCTGGCTGCAGCACAGTTCCTGGTCAAAGAGGACCCCCTGTGCCCCATCGTAGTGGATGAAATGAAAGACACCACAGCTAGTAAATATGGTGCTATTCCAGAGCGGCTGTATGTGCTGCAGGCAGGAAAGGTTGTTTATAAGGTAAGGACAGTTAAGAAAATGTTAAGAGTTAAGAAAAAAGGAAGTAGTAAAAAGACAACATATagatcaaatgtttttttttattattgcGTAACAAAACTGATGGTGTGCAAAGGTAAAGAGAAATCAAGGTGCACTTCTTGTCTGGAGTTTTTGGAATCCTGCCAAAGCATTCTTTGCTTTCTGGCTCACATGGACACATCCTGACTCAGTAGTTTTTCAGACTTATGGGAAAGGATATTTGGAACACTGAACAGAAGGCTGTTGAACTTCTGTTACACGggtattttattgtatttttatttaaccctttttttaaactaggcaagtcagttaacaacaaattgttatttacaatgacggcctaccaaaaggcaaaagacctTCTGCGGGGACGGGGCCTGggattcaaaaatatatataaaaataaataacataaaTATAGGTACAACCATATCATACAAAGGTATAGGCCTATAAGACCTGTTAGGCACCTGAATCTCTCACTTTCTTTTGTGAGTCTCAGAGAGGAGTCTGTCACTCACAGTTCACCAATAAATCCACTTGTTGCTCCTGTCTAAATCACCAGTCTTCTGTCTGTTACCAGGGAAAGATTGGGCCAAGAGGCTACAGCCCTGAGGAGGTGCGTTCCTTCCTGGAGAAAATGAAGTAGGAAGAGGTGAATCACATCTGTCACTAACTTTTTTTCTGTTATTTTTTGTTATCTTATCTCATTCCCATATTATTACGTGTATTTCTGCTCTCTGGCATCCCAATTATCCACCTTTTTAGTTTGGAGACTATGTTTTTTAGTGACAGACACAGATCAAGCCTCTGTAACCCGATGAGGAGAAACCTGGAGAGAGACCATTCAATCAGAATGGGTGGGTTGATAAAACAAGGAACTTATCATAGGAAGTAAAGGTGGTTGTTAATTCTGACCTTTAGTAAAAATCAGAGATGTTATATTGTATTGACATAACTGCACTATCATACCTTTTCTAAGGGCCGAGTGTGAAACAAGCCCTTTGGCTGCTAGATTATCAATATATATTTCGTACGGGATCTTGTACTTTACATAACATTAAGAATTTCTCAAATGTAGGTAGGTGTAGTTGATGTGTAATAGCCGTATAGTAATTGCACTGGCATATCTGTAAACATTCTCTTGATACATTGTCCATGAATGTTCATAAGTTACTCTGGGATACAACTGCTTTTTCCATGATGATTACAGTGCAAACCTCTGGTCATTGTAATTTGATGAACTGAAAGCAGATTTGTTTCTAAATAATTTAGGAGCATTTAGAGCATGTTGTTGAGGTGATTGAGGATATACCTGCTTATTAAAAACTCTTAATGAACTGATGTTGCCCTTGGGAtctttgtttatttaaaaaattatatatatttagCATGTTTTCATTATATGATTAATTGTTCAGAATTCTCACAAGATTATTGACttcatacactgagtataccaaacaataggaacaccttcctaaaatgagttgccctcagaacagcctctatttgtcggggcatggactctacaaggtgtcagttgacagtgttccACAGGGCTGCTGACCAATGTTGACTCCCAACGCTTCccacagttttgtcaagttggctggatgaccTTTGGggggtgaaccattcttgatgcacacggaaaactgttgagcgtggaaaaactcagcagcattgcagttcttgacacaaaccggtgtgcctggcacctactaccatatcccgttcaaaggcacttaaatcttttgtcttgcccattcaccctctgaatgacaattcatgtctcaaggcttaaacatcctcctctaacctgtctcgtcatctacactgatttgaagtggattttaaCAGCAACACCGataagctttcacctggtcagtatgtCATTTGTCAAATCAGTGTATCGTAACAGAAGATGAGACATAAAGAAGTTGTTCTCATCAGTCCATCTGCACGTCACATGACTGCCTCACCTTGgacctgtcccaaatggcaccctattcccaatatagtgtactatatgggAATTGACTACCATTTGGGACATAGGCCGTGCCTCCCCTTGTCGTTATTGAACAGGTCACCTCCCAAGCAGTAGAAATAAACATTGCAGACGCCTGCCAGATCTAAAAACGCCTGGATAGGTGCTACACattcagctaaccacatcatatgatATAGGAATCTGATACCCGACTGCACAGTCAATTACTTGGCGTGccaccattggttgatgcaataCAATGTCGGCCTGGAACGGGACCAAGACCACAAACGGAACAAACATCCACCCATTTTTACAAGATAAATCAATAATCTGGCTCCATGCAGTGTATAGTATTCCCATGACAGCCTGAGCTCGTAAGACATAAGCACACAAATAAAAAAGCACAATGCGAAAATCAAAGAGAAACCTGGAAACATCATAACTCAAGGTTATATGTGAATTACTAGGATACGGTGAACAAACTGTTTAGTGTTGCTACAACTTTCCAAACAATCTTGTGAGGAAGACCTAAGCCAGCGAGGGAGAGGTTGGTTGGCTCGTCCCCAGCCAGGCCACATCCTGTTGCAGTGGATGTGTCCCAAATCACATCCTATTTCCTTTACAgtacactgcttttgaccagatccctatgggccctggtcaaaagtagtgcattgcaACAGGACtagcgtgccatttgggacacgcaAAGTGAGGAAAAACGACTGGATTCACTGGAACAGTTTAGGCCTAGTTCCTATTGTGAGGCAGGAGTCAACATGCTAGATGTCTGTCAGACCTCTCCCCTACAAGACTGGCTGCATTTGAATCCAAAACTGTTGTATCCTTCCACACTGTTTCCCCCTTAGCAAATCTGAAATAACTAAATAGGTGAGAGCTATATGAAACTCTATATGAGCTATATGAAGCTATTGCCCAATCCCTACAGCTATCCAGTGGTTgcagaatcagagaggagagaagtgggcAATAGCTGGGACAAGTGGATGAGCTTTTCGATTGGAACTTAACCATGAGCATAGTAGAGAGATGGGCTTGCCCAGTGTGCAGAATAAATGCAGATCCTTATATTGGTTTGCTGTAAATATTTTTGTACAGTGACAGGAACTTGGCAGTGCCACAACGCAAGGTGAGGGGGGCTGAGTAGCAAAGGCAACCCACAGAAAGCACATAAGGGGGAGGGAACAGGTACGAGTGTAACGATTGCTCCTGTCCATTCCCCATTGCAGCAGAGCCAACCTGGGCAGGTAAGAGCAAAACCTCGGCAGAACCATCTATTCATCTGTAGTGGGTCGCCGAGCTCTATTGGATGGTGCACTATTAGCATAGCTGGATCAAAGCTATGTTGCATTGTAAAACAAGACATTTTGTATAGTAGATATTGATTATTTGCTTAGCGTCAATATCAGCAACATATTTAACGGTTTACAGTTGTTTAAAATTGTGGTTTATGGGCTAAATGGGCAAAAAAATATGGTGTGGACATCATCACTTGTACTTACTGCCACTGTTTAGAAATGGCAGCCAAGCACGCCAGAGGCAGCGAGGTTCCAGCCACTGCCTCAgtgagagagagccaggagaagAGCAGCAAAGCAGTAGAGGTACAACAAGGCACCGTATAAACCTATAACTATTGTAACGGGGGACAAAATGGAAAAAAACAGTACATGAGTGTTGCCTGATCAATTTGGAATGTTTTTGTGTCCAGCCTTGAAACAGAAAGTACACAATGATGAATGTCTTCTTAGCGTATCTACTAGATGTTTATTATTCAAATGGTTACCACCAAATGGTGTGTCCACTGATCTTTTGTGTCTATATGTTAATCACAGGTGTCAGGGGGAGTCCCTTCCAGAAGTTCTCCAAGGCACTCAAGGTGGGGGGCacagtattccctacatagtgcactacttttgacaagggctctggtcagaagtagcgcactacatagggaataggttgtaaTTTGGGACGTAGTCAAGGTAAAGCCCAAGGAGCCAGAGGACCCATTCAAACCAATGGGACATGTTCAGTAGGAAGAAAACGTTTAAGAACAGAGTGAAACTGGGAAGTTCACTATGAATATAAACGGATGTTGATGCAAACTGTTTTGCAATGGTGGGCCCTACTGAACATGACCAAGTGTTTCTCATTAAATACCTAATTGAATCACTACAGTCTGCCTGTGAAGTATCTCTTTTTAACCTTCACGTTGTATTCATTCGGATGAATAAATGATGGATATAGAACATAAGTAGACATTGGTCGTATTCACTAGGAACAAAATGGAAGCAACGGTATGGGACGACCTgaacttgtttttgttttccgtatTTAGTGTTCACTAATAAAATATGACCCTGTTGTCATACTGGATCGCTCTGTTAAGTTTTTAATTGTGTGTACTCAGGAACGCATTGCACTGAAGATTGCAATGAGGAACATCCCGGCAAGGAAACCTATTGTTATAGTCAATGAGCAGGTCAGATCAACACATACATATAGCTACACGCTAAAGTTGAACAGAACAGCCCTGATCTTTCACCAGTAGTCTAGCCACTTAGCCAACAGTTACCCCTCCCCCTGGCCTGGGCATAACTCAGTCTAAAGTGGCTTTGTTTCATCTCatttccttcatctgcactgatatAGAAGAAACCGGACAGACAAAGGCAAATTCCTGGTGGCCAACCGTCATGTTGCATTCACCTTTCCTGTGTTTTCAGAGCAGTGCCCATAAATGAGATAAGACAGAGGCATTTTAGACTGTAGGTGTCTTCTCTCCTCACCTACCCAAAGTGCATTGGAGGAGAACGGCAGAGGGGAGGAATCCCAGATCTTGTCCTCCAATGCACTTTGGAGCAGAAAGTGAGGACTCAGCcagctgtaccgactccgatagcgtgtctcgagtgagccatgtttccatggcTCACATGGTGTGCCCCTTGGTGGGGGCTTGAGAAATCAAGGAAATATGTTTGGGATTCACCTCTGCTCTTCAGGTGCAAGCGGGT is a genomic window of Oncorhynchus nerka isolate Pitt River linkage group LG24, Oner_Uvic_2.0, whole genome shotgun sequence containing:
- the dio1 gene encoding type I iodothyronine deiodinase, which gives rise to MILIWKLFIYLSMPCLFCFAFMQFVFLTLLNLISRSLTKKLILKMGEKVTMTQNPKFKYEDWGPTFMSWNFVKTILGHMWTNVGQEAFVGNNAPDSPVITLDGKITSIYNYLKDNRPLVLSFGSCTUPPFMYKLCEFKQLVKDFGDVADFLVVYIAEAHSTDGWVFANNVDITKHRNQEERLAAAQFLVKEDPLCPIVVDEMKDTTASKYGAIPERLYVLQAGKVVYKGKIGPRGYSPEEVRSFLEKMK